One part of the Marinobacter sp. M3C genome encodes these proteins:
- a CDS encoding dicarboxylate/amino acid:cation symporter: protein MKALFRGYLNSSLILRISIALVLGIAVGLIGGQPVADWLAPFGELLLRLLKFLIVPIVLFTLMVGINQANIGSMGRVGRKLMLYYIASSALAIIVGLAVATWLEPGSGMTLNENATIKVPDNPGFAAVLLNIIPDNIFTAFTELNLLGIIFTAIVFGIALLKLRESEQHAELGEHLYKVIEGLSEMTLKVMAGVLQYVPIGVFAIVAKTAGEQGMATIMALGDMVVVLYIALAVQLVVYCVIMRGFGVNVRGFFREARTPMATAFATQSSSGTLPLTITAARKLNIPQRIYGFSLPLGATINMDGAAIRIAISAVFAANVVGVPLDLMTMAEIVLIGTLTSIGTAGVPGAGIVMIATVFAQVGLPIETVALLVSIDALVGMGATGLNVTGDLVGTSIIARSESRRDT from the coding sequence ATGAAAGCTTTGTTTCGGGGCTACCTCAATTCGTCATTGATTCTGCGCATCAGTATTGCGTTGGTGTTGGGCATCGCCGTTGGGCTTATTGGTGGCCAGCCTGTGGCTGACTGGTTGGCACCGTTTGGCGAATTGTTACTGCGTTTGCTGAAATTCCTGATTGTACCCATCGTGCTGTTCACTTTAATGGTGGGTATCAACCAGGCCAATATCGGCAGTATGGGGCGGGTCGGTCGCAAACTGATGCTGTATTACATTGCATCTTCTGCACTGGCGATTATTGTTGGGTTAGCCGTTGCAACCTGGCTTGAGCCAGGCAGTGGTATGACGCTGAATGAAAATGCAACGATAAAAGTTCCGGACAACCCCGGCTTTGCGGCGGTGTTGCTAAACATTATTCCGGATAATATTTTTACGGCTTTCACCGAACTGAATTTGCTGGGGATTATTTTTACCGCCATTGTATTCGGTATTGCGCTGTTGAAGTTGCGGGAGTCAGAACAGCACGCTGAGCTGGGCGAGCACCTTTATAAGGTGATTGAGGGGCTCAGTGAAATGACCCTGAAAGTGATGGCAGGCGTGTTGCAATACGTGCCCATCGGCGTATTTGCAATTGTGGCGAAAACCGCCGGTGAGCAGGGTATGGCAACGATTATGGCCCTGGGCGACATGGTGGTGGTGCTGTACATTGCGCTGGCCGTTCAGCTGGTTGTGTATTGCGTAATCATGCGCGGTTTTGGTGTAAACGTACGTGGATTTTTCCGCGAAGCCAGAACGCCTATGGCGACGGCTTTCGCCACCCAGAGCAGTTCCGGCACCTTGCCACTGACCATTACCGCAGCGCGGAAGCTGAATATTCCCCAGCGGATATACGGTTTCAGCTTGCCGTTAGGTGCCACCATTAATATGGACGGTGCTGCCATTCGAATCGCCATTTCCGCCGTATTCGCCGCCAATGTGGTGGGTGTTCCGCTGGATTTGATGACCATGGCCGAGATTGTGCTGATCGGCACGCTGACATCGATTGGCACCGCGGGCGTACCAGGCGCCGGTATTGTGATGATTGCCACGGTGTTTGCACAGGTGGGCCTGCCGATTGAAACTGTGGCCCTGCTGGTGTCTATTGATGCGTTGGTAGGTATGGGCGCAACCGGCCTGAACGTGACCGGTGATCTGGTGGGTACGTCTATCATCGCGCGCTCTGAAAGCCGGCGCGATACCTGA
- a CDS encoding SDR family oxidoreductase — MKKRVVLITGANRGIGLELAQHYSRAGHYVIGVCRQTSDELDAAAARVIEHVDVTSDESVAGLADALAGERIDLLINNAGLLQENELGSIDFDSLRAQMEVNAYAPLRVTEALMLLIPSGGKVANITSRLGSITLNNSGARYGYRASKAALNAFGKSLAVDLEPKGIAVAQLHPGFVQTGMTKGRGEITTAESISGLTARIEALNLDNTGSFWHQTGERLPW; from the coding sequence ATGAAAAAACGGGTTGTTTTGATTACCGGCGCCAACCGCGGCATTGGCTTGGAGCTGGCGCAGCACTATAGCCGTGCTGGCCATTACGTTATTGGCGTATGCCGCCAAACCTCTGACGAGCTGGACGCCGCAGCGGCGCGGGTGATAGAGCATGTGGATGTAACGTCCGATGAAAGCGTGGCAGGGCTGGCGGACGCATTGGCAGGCGAGCGCATTGATCTTTTGATCAACAACGCCGGCTTGCTGCAGGAAAACGAGCTGGGCAGCATTGATTTCGATTCCCTGCGAGCACAGATGGAAGTAAATGCTTATGCGCCGCTGCGAGTGACAGAGGCGCTTATGTTGCTCATACCGTCTGGAGGAAAAGTTGCCAACATTACCAGCCGATTGGGCTCAATAACCCTGAACAATTCGGGGGCCAGGTATGGCTACCGGGCCTCTAAGGCAGCACTGAATGCGTTTGGCAAATCCCTCGCGGTAGATCTTGAACCCAAAGGCATTGCAGTGGCTCAGTTGCACCCAGGTTTTGTGCAAACCGGCATGACCAAAGGCAGGGGCGAAATCACAACTGCCGAATCCATCAGCGGGCTAACGGCGCGAATTGAGGCGCTGAATTTGGATAACACGGGTTCGTTCTGGCATCAGACCGGTGAGCGGCTGCCCTGGTGA
- a CDS encoding SGNH/GDSL hydrolase family protein, giving the protein MTRKTRTVPLFKRVIFATSIILTSSLALAGPLSFNDIFVFGDSLSDTGNNRSKVPFGSSAPVANAVGYGSNGRFSNGPVWHEYLADALGIPRATNSESGGNNYAFAGAEVNNDPGLFGATSGILVQETLYNNDLAGSANANDLYITWAGGNDMRGLAGVADPIAAINAQLDSFVGVMSRLVGNGVGTLLVPNLPDLGLIPEFAGSANRAAATAVSEAWNIGLEQRLISLSTTTSASIFYLDVFGIFGSVLDGTAVASGITNTTDQCRSVSDNFITETACNNADTFLFWDEIHPTTAAHKFLGLEAFALLSSGNSVRAVPEPAVIWLMLLGLGAIVGRRATAAKPV; this is encoded by the coding sequence ATGACCAGAAAGACCAGAACCGTCCCGCTGTTTAAACGCGTCATTTTTGCCACATCGATCATTCTTACCAGCAGCCTGGCCCTCGCCGGTCCGTTGTCGTTTAACGACATTTTTGTGTTTGGCGATAGCTTGTCTGATACCGGGAATAACCGAAGCAAGGTGCCATTTGGCAGTTCTGCCCCTGTTGCCAACGCCGTAGGCTATGGTAGCAATGGCCGCTTTTCCAACGGCCCGGTATGGCACGAATACTTGGCTGACGCATTGGGTATACCACGCGCGACCAATTCGGAAAGCGGCGGTAATAACTACGCCTTTGCTGGCGCCGAGGTCAACAACGATCCCGGCCTCTTTGGCGCCACTTCTGGCATACTGGTTCAGGAAACACTCTACAACAACGATTTAGCGGGCAGTGCCAACGCAAACGACCTCTATATTACCTGGGCCGGCGGCAATGACATGCGTGGCCTGGCAGGCGTTGCCGATCCGATCGCCGCCATTAACGCCCAACTGGACAGTTTTGTGGGGGTTATGAGCCGGCTAGTGGGCAACGGTGTAGGCACGCTTCTGGTGCCCAACCTGCCGGACCTTGGCCTGATTCCGGAGTTTGCCGGCTCAGCTAATAGGGCCGCAGCGACCGCCGTCAGCGAAGCCTGGAATATCGGCCTGGAGCAGCGTCTGATTAGTTTGAGCACAACCACCTCAGCCTCTATATTTTACCTGGATGTTTTCGGTATATTCGGATCTGTTCTGGACGGTACTGCCGTCGCCTCAGGAATTACCAATACCACCGACCAGTGTCGGTCCGTATCGGACAACTTCATAACTGAAACCGCATGTAATAACGCCGACACATTTCTGTTCTGGGACGAAATACACCCCACCACCGCCGCTCACAAGTTCTTGGGATTAGAGGCATTTGCACTGCTATCCTCAGGCAATTCGGTACGTGCCGTACCCGAACCGGCGGTGATCTGGCTGATGCTGCTGGGCCTTGGCGCTATTGTTGGGCGCCGGGCGACAGCCGCAAAGCCTGTCTGA
- a CDS encoding PA4780 family RIO1-like protein kinase: MKTPKRLQSLLDDGLIDSVLYQLMSGKEAQVYVVQCGDQVRCAKVFKEASKRSFKQAVEYQEGRKVRNSRRARAMGKKTRYGQKEHEDAWLNAEVDALYRLADAGVRVPRPSGFVDGVLLMELISDADGKAAPRLDDVELTREQALDFHQQVIADVVRMLSAGLIHGDLSEFNVLLDDQGPVIIDLPQAVNASGNNNAERMLERDVDNMRRYFGKYAPELMNTDYGKEIWELYESGRLHPTSKLTGCFIHDTHSADLGEVMAVIDAAKEEERDRLDRQQANDEED, translated from the coding sequence ATGAAAACACCAAAACGATTACAATCCCTTTTAGACGACGGGCTGATAGACAGCGTGCTGTATCAGCTCATGAGCGGCAAAGAAGCTCAGGTATACGTGGTGCAGTGTGGCGACCAGGTTCGATGCGCCAAAGTGTTTAAAGAAGCGTCAAAACGCAGCTTCAAGCAGGCCGTGGAATACCAGGAAGGCCGCAAGGTACGCAACAGTCGCCGTGCCCGCGCCATGGGTAAAAAAACCCGCTACGGCCAAAAAGAGCATGAAGACGCCTGGCTGAACGCCGAGGTAGACGCCCTTTACCGCCTGGCGGATGCCGGTGTGCGGGTGCCACGGCCATCAGGCTTTGTTGATGGGGTACTGCTGATGGAACTGATCAGCGATGCCGATGGCAAAGCCGCGCCCAGGCTGGACGACGTTGAACTGACCCGCGAACAGGCGCTGGACTTCCACCAGCAGGTGATTGCCGACGTCGTGCGCATGCTCAGCGCCGGACTGATTCACGGCGACTTGTCGGAGTTCAACGTACTGCTGGATGATCAGGGGCCAGTAATTATCGACCTACCCCAGGCGGTAAACGCCTCTGGTAATAACAACGCCGAGCGAATGCTGGAGCGAGACGTAGACAACATGCGCCGTTACTTTGGCAAGTACGCGCCGGAGCTGATGAACACCGATTACGGCAAAGAAATCTGGGAGCTGTACGAAAGTGGCCGCCTACACCCCACCAGCAAACTGACCGGGTGCTTTATTCACGACACCCACAGTGCAGACTTAGGCGAGGTGATGGCGGTGATTGATGCCGCCAAGGAAGAAGAACGCGATCGCCTGGATCGACAGCAGGCGAACGACGAAGAAGATTAG
- the yeiP gene encoding elongation factor P-like protein YeiP — protein sequence MPRASEIKKNSAIEFEGRVYFVKDIERSVPQGRAGGSLYRMRLYDVVTNSKKDETFKDGDMLNLADLTRRTASFSYADGEECVFMDTEDYTQYMLNKGAIAEELLFVTEETQGMMVVLIKDTPVALALPPTVDFEIMDTAPSVKGGSATARTKPATMVTGLVIQVPEHISTGDRIKVNVEERRFMGRATAE from the coding sequence ATGCCTAGAGCAAGTGAAATCAAGAAAAACTCTGCCATCGAGTTTGAAGGTCGGGTGTATTTTGTCAAGGACATCGAGCGGTCTGTACCCCAAGGCCGGGCTGGCGGCAGCCTTTACCGCATGCGGTTGTATGATGTGGTTACCAACAGTAAGAAAGACGAAACCTTCAAAGACGGCGATATGCTGAATCTGGCGGACTTGACTCGCCGTACTGCGTCGTTTTCTTACGCCGATGGCGAAGAATGTGTGTTCATGGATACCGAAGACTACACGCAGTACATGTTGAATAAAGGCGCCATTGCTGAAGAACTGCTGTTTGTTACCGAAGAAACCCAAGGCATGATGGTTGTGTTAATTAAAGATACACCCGTAGCGCTGGCGCTGCCTCCCACGGTCGATTTTGAAATAATGGACACGGCTCCCTCGGTTAAAGGTGGCTCTGCCACAGCCAGAACCAAACCGGCGACTATGGTCACAGGCTTGGTGATTCAGGTGCCTGAACACATTTCCACGGGCGACCGCATCAAAGTGAATGTGGAAGAACGCAGGTTCATGGGGCGGGCGACCGCGGAGTAA
- a CDS encoding DUF2157 domain-containing protein, which translates to MFETQSEAKPEIQSETRKAFVALVDGGQIAPIDSNRAAAIAGVFPAGRQWLRFLDVLLLCLGGLALAFSVLLFVAFNWGELGRLARFALVEGALLLAFVGYWLAGRETLAGKVALLSTGLLLGGLLALFGQTYQTGADPWQLFFVWMLLLTPFALIGRFAPLWVLWAVLVNFALTLYFQPSGRFSTEAYGQLLWVQFAANGFMLCAWEWLAGRAPWLNQRWAVRLLAMATLMPLTLRVVESVFSSSDLWLPALVFLLAVTIVYGVYRYQRQDLFMLTLAAASVIAIVVSLLVKHLVWHLDNSGGVLLMAIALMALSTLAVNWLRSIHRGWQV; encoded by the coding sequence ATGTTTGAAACGCAATCTGAAGCAAAGCCTGAAATACAGTCTGAAACACGTAAAGCGTTTGTTGCTTTGGTTGACGGCGGCCAGATTGCGCCCATAGATTCAAACCGCGCCGCGGCGATAGCCGGTGTGTTTCCGGCGGGCCGGCAGTGGCTGCGCTTTTTAGACGTGTTGCTGTTGTGCCTGGGTGGCTTGGCGCTGGCCTTTTCCGTACTGCTTTTTGTAGCCTTCAACTGGGGTGAGCTGGGCCGACTGGCTCGTTTCGCGTTGGTCGAAGGAGCTTTACTGCTGGCGTTTGTGGGTTACTGGCTGGCCGGGCGCGAAACCTTGGCTGGCAAGGTTGCGCTGCTTTCGACCGGTCTTCTGTTGGGCGGATTGCTGGCGCTGTTCGGGCAAACCTACCAGACCGGTGCCGACCCCTGGCAGCTGTTTTTTGTGTGGATGTTACTACTGACACCCTTTGCCCTGATTGGCCGATTTGCACCGCTGTGGGTACTTTGGGCCGTTTTGGTCAACTTCGCGCTGACGTTGTACTTTCAGCCTAGTGGCCGCTTTTCAACGGAGGCTTATGGGCAACTGTTGTGGGTCCAGTTTGCCGCGAACGGGTTTATGTTGTGTGCATGGGAGTGGCTAGCCGGCCGTGCGCCCTGGCTTAATCAGCGTTGGGCGGTGCGGTTGTTGGCAATGGCTACCTTAATGCCACTGACTCTGCGAGTAGTTGAAAGTGTGTTTTCTAGCAGTGATTTATGGCTTCCCGCGTTGGTGTTTCTATTGGCAGTGACGATTGTGTATGGGGTTTACCGCTACCAACGCCAGGATTTGTTTATGCTGACGCTCGCGGCGGCTTCGGTGATTGCGATTGTTGTCAGCCTGCTGGTTAAACATCTGGTGTGGCACCTCGACAACAGCGGGGGTGTATTACTGATGGCTATAGCGTTGATGGCTCTGAGTACGTTGGCCGTTAACTGGCTGCGGTCTATTCACCGGGGATGGCAGGTATGA
- a CDS encoding DUF4401 domain-containing protein produces the protein MNAEHQRLWSSLQQQGLVEGSPPVPGEAGSPWYISVFMGFFGWLAALFLFLAIALLFFFDLELDWFFESPLLLWTIGLLLIGIAFWLLRSAASEFVRHMALAFSLAGQGFVAWGSFGGADAIGATLLITGFQIFLAVFMPDFIHRVFSTCIAALGLLVFVELPLLNVAAGGTVLAFTGWVWLHEFQLPRMLPALRAWGYGGVLALVTSRSEVVLGLNWSVWNGALDTLPAIYGWSAPLLEGLAAVYIVYSVCQRLQTAVWVQILALCALTALALASADAPGLLVCMMVIVLGQAGSNTLLKSIGIAGLLFYVSAFYYQLHVTLMVKAQILLATGLLLLAVRWLMLRLVNGQAGEHP, from the coding sequence ATGAACGCTGAACATCAACGGCTATGGAGCAGCTTGCAACAGCAAGGCTTGGTAGAGGGGTCGCCGCCAGTGCCGGGGGAGGCAGGTTCGCCCTGGTACATCTCGGTGTTTATGGGCTTTTTTGGCTGGCTGGCGGCGCTGTTTTTGTTTTTGGCCATCGCGCTGCTGTTTTTCTTCGACCTGGAGTTAGATTGGTTTTTTGAAAGCCCGCTATTGCTGTGGACAATAGGGCTATTGTTGATTGGCATTGCATTCTGGCTGTTGCGAAGTGCGGCCAGCGAGTTCGTAAGGCATATGGCGTTGGCGTTTAGCCTTGCAGGGCAGGGTTTTGTGGCCTGGGGCTCGTTTGGGGGCGCTGATGCTATAGGTGCCACGCTGTTGATTACTGGCTTTCAAATATTTTTAGCGGTGTTTATGCCGGACTTTATCCACCGCGTGTTTTCAACTTGTATAGCCGCACTTGGCTTGCTTGTGTTTGTCGAATTGCCGCTACTGAACGTGGCGGCGGGCGGCACTGTGTTGGCATTTACCGGTTGGGTGTGGCTGCATGAATTCCAGTTGCCGCGTATGTTGCCAGCTCTGCGAGCCTGGGGCTATGGCGGCGTGCTGGCACTGGTTACCAGCAGAAGTGAGGTTGTGCTCGGTCTGAATTGGTCGGTGTGGAACGGAGCTCTTGATACGCTGCCTGCGATTTATGGCTGGTCGGCACCGTTGTTGGAGGGCTTGGCTGCTGTTTATATTGTGTACAGCGTTTGCCAGCGCCTGCAGACAGCGGTTTGGGTGCAAATATTGGCGCTTTGCGCCCTGACAGCCCTGGCGTTAGCCAGTGCCGACGCGCCGGGCTTGCTGGTGTGCATGATGGTGATTGTGCTGGGCCAAGCTGGCAGCAACACCTTGCTGAAAAGCATCGGTATTGCGGGCCTGTTGTTTTACGTCAGTGCTTTTTATTATCAGCTGCACGTAACCCTGATGGTTAAAGCCCAGATTTTGCTAGCCACCGGTTTACTGCTGTTGGCCGTGCGCTGGTTGATGTTAAGACTGGTGAATGGACAGGCGGGAGAGCACCCATGA
- a CDS encoding GDYXXLXY domain-containing protein, with product MKQWLSRRIIGLLALLVALAMVNLSVFQKEQQLAHGKVVYLDLAPVDPRSLMQGDYMTLSFAIGQEIRRAFGHNAQAFLTAKTSTHYVIVTLDSQNRASFKTLFNGQDLALEELLLRYRIRHDIVHFATNAFFFQEGDAEYYEAARYGQFRVNEQGEPLLVALYSDELKQLGPPEKTDL from the coding sequence ATGAAACAATGGTTAAGCCGCCGAATTATTGGTTTGCTAGCCTTGTTGGTCGCTTTGGCGATGGTGAACCTGTCGGTGTTCCAGAAAGAGCAGCAGTTGGCTCATGGCAAGGTGGTTTATCTTGATTTAGCGCCGGTAGATCCGCGCTCGCTGATGCAAGGCGACTACATGACCCTGAGCTTCGCTATCGGCCAGGAAATTCGCCGTGCCTTTGGACACAATGCGCAGGCATTTTTAACGGCGAAGACGTCAACCCACTACGTCATTGTTACCCTCGACAGCCAGAACAGGGCGAGCTTCAAAACGCTGTTCAACGGACAAGATTTGGCCCTGGAGGAGTTGTTGCTGCGCTACCGGATACGCCATGACATCGTGCACTTCGCCACCAACGCATTCTTTTTCCAGGAGGGCGATGCTGAATATTACGAGGCCGCCAGGTACGGTCAGTTTCGGGTGAACGAACAAGGCGAACCCTTGCTGGTGGCCCTGTATAGCGACGAGTTGAAGCAGCTGGGCCCACCCGAAAAAACAGATCTTTGA
- a CDS encoding BCCT family transporter gives MSLSSASNTDNPRSTSSDSSPAGSADAHRFGDPVVLVLTIGFILLFVGWSLTDAASLASVIDVGFAWTAKYMGTFFQLLLLLTFFIAMGVAVSRAGAARLGGMDKPEFSTFRWLSMILCTLLAGGGVFFAAGEPVYHFVVTPPAFDTEAATAQAVAPAMAQSFMHWGFLAWSVLGSLTAMVLAHAHYVQGKPLQPRTLLYPVFGERVMSSWLGGVVDAMCVIAVVAGTVGPIGFLATQMSFGLHELFGVADEFSTQLIILGLLAVVYMASAVSGIHRGIQLLSRFNVILALVIGAVIFAFGPTLFLVNTYVASMGEYLTSFFAMATMTSETAPEWWMKWWTVFFFAWFIGYTPLMSIFVARISRGRTIRQTILAVSILAPIATTIWFTLLGGSGVYYQLTGVFDLTEALNAFRFDQATLTVAKNLPGGVMMAAAVLLLTTIFVATTGDSMSYAIATVGAGHDEPHYAVRAFWGGAMAIMAAILLYMGAGQIGVLQQFIVLTAIPVSLIILPSLWTGPQAAFAMARAQKLI, from the coding sequence ATGTCTTTAAGCAGTGCAAGTAATACCGATAACCCCCGTTCTACCTCTTCTGATTCTTCCCCCGCTGGTTCCGCAGATGCTCACCGTTTTGGCGATCCGGTTGTTCTGGTTCTGACCATTGGCTTTATTCTGCTGTTCGTAGGCTGGTCGCTGACGGATGCGGCCAGTCTTGCCTCCGTGATTGACGTGGGTTTTGCCTGGACGGCCAAGTATATGGGCACCTTTTTCCAGCTGTTGTTGTTGCTGACGTTCTTCATTGCTATGGGCGTGGCCGTTAGTCGCGCCGGTGCCGCCCGCCTGGGTGGTATGGATAAGCCTGAATTCAGCACTTTCCGCTGGCTGTCAATGATTCTGTGCACTCTGTTGGCGGGTGGCGGTGTGTTCTTTGCCGCTGGCGAGCCGGTGTATCACTTTGTGGTAACGCCACCGGCGTTTGATACCGAAGCGGCCACGGCACAAGCTGTTGCGCCGGCCATGGCGCAGTCGTTCATGCACTGGGGCTTTTTGGCCTGGAGCGTACTGGGTTCATTAACAGCCATGGTTCTGGCTCACGCCCACTACGTTCAGGGCAAACCACTGCAGCCGCGTACCTTGCTGTACCCGGTATTTGGCGAGCGCGTCATGAGCAGCTGGTTGGGCGGCGTTGTTGATGCCATGTGTGTGATTGCTGTCGTAGCCGGTACCGTCGGTCCCATTGGTTTTCTGGCCACGCAGATGAGTTTCGGCCTGCATGAGTTGTTTGGCGTAGCAGATGAATTCAGCACCCAATTGATTATTCTTGGCCTGCTGGCTGTTGTTTACATGGCTTCAGCGGTTAGTGGTATTCACCGTGGTATTCAGCTACTGAGCCGGTTCAATGTCATTCTGGCACTGGTTATCGGTGCGGTGATCTTCGCGTTCGGCCCCACCCTGTTTTTAGTCAATACCTATGTGGCTTCTATGGGCGAGTACCTGACGTCGTTCTTCGCCATGGCCACTATGACCAGTGAAACCGCGCCGGAATGGTGGATGAAGTGGTGGACGGTGTTCTTTTTCGCCTGGTTTATTGGCTACACACCGCTGATGTCAATTTTTGTAGCGCGCATTTCCCGCGGTCGGACTATTCGACAGACCATTTTGGCGGTATCGATTTTGGCGCCAATAGCCACCACTATCTGGTTTACTTTGTTGGGTGGTTCGGGAGTGTATTACCAGCTCACGGGGGTGTTTGATCTGACCGAAGCGCTGAACGCGTTCCGCTTTGATCAAGCCACACTGACCGTTGCCAAGAATTTGCCCGGCGGCGTAATGATGGCCGCAGCCGTACTGCTGCTGACCACTATTTTCGTGGCTACCACCGGCGACTCTATGAGCTACGCCATTGCCACCGTAGGCGCAGGCCACGATGAGCCACATTACGCCGTTCGCGCTTTCTGGGGCGGAGCCATGGCAATTATGGCGGCGATTCTGTTGTACATGGGTGCCGGTCAGATTGGTGTGTTGCAACAGTTCATTGTGCTAACCGCCATTCCTGTGTCGCTGATTATTCTGCCGTCGCTGTGGACAGGTCCGCAGGCTGCGTTTGCCATGGCGCGGGCGCAGAAGCTGATATAG
- a CDS encoding response regulator: MTPIRLLIAEDDRQIAEIQRRFIQRLEQVELCGIAHTLADAREQADVLKPDLILLDVYFPDGNGLDLLRELRASNSSSDVILITASKEVETLRTALRGGVFDYILKPLVFERLEEAINRFCDHVERLSALKHLGQDEVDALLPRNSGENGHYSHHRLPKGIDVITLDRIREVIADGKPWSAEEVGGAMGASRTTARRYLEYMTGTGTLVAEVTYGSVGRPERRYRMQRLPA, encoded by the coding sequence TTGACCCCCATCCGACTGTTGATTGCTGAAGATGACCGTCAGATTGCGGAAATCCAGCGCCGCTTTATCCAGCGGCTGGAGCAGGTGGAACTTTGCGGGATTGCCCACACCCTGGCCGATGCCCGCGAACAGGCGGACGTACTAAAGCCTGACCTGATACTGCTAGACGTGTATTTCCCCGACGGCAACGGCCTGGATTTACTGCGTGAGCTGCGCGCCAGTAATAGCAGCAGCGACGTGATCCTGATCACTGCCTCCAAGGAAGTAGAAACATTGCGGACCGCTTTGCGCGGTGGCGTGTTTGATTACATTCTGAAACCCTTGGTATTCGAACGCCTGGAAGAGGCCATTAACCGCTTCTGTGACCATGTTGAACGCCTATCGGCACTGAAGCATTTAGGTCAGGACGAAGTAGACGCCCTGCTCCCACGCAACAGCGGCGAAAATGGGCACTACAGCCATCACCGACTGCCCAAAGGTATTGATGTGATTACGCTGGACCGGATTCGTGAGGTGATTGCGGATGGTAAACCCTGGAGTGCAGAAGAAGTAGGCGGCGCCATGGGTGCATCGCGCACCACAGCCAGGCGTTATCTGGAATACATGACGGGCACCGGAACCCTGGTGGCCGAGGTTACCTACGGCAGTGTTGGCCGGCCCGAAAGGCGCTATCGGATGCAGCGCCTACCGGCTTGA